The sequence AAAAAAAAGAACCTGCAAGCCGATTACCAGATAAGCTGCATTTTTGTTTCCGATGCTTAATTGTTTTTGTAACAGAACAGATCCTGAAAGTGTAATTAAAAACCATGCGATGTAGTTGTGACTTCCTGCAACACCTCTATCAAAATACCACCAGTCCATTGGCGCAGCAACCTGTTCTATAAGGTAATCAATAGCGGTAACAAAAAAAGCCGAAATTAAAGGTACCAGTTTTGTATTCGCCGTACAACTTCTTGCGAGTAACAGGCCACCACTTAACAATACCGCCCAGTTTAGCGAAATTACAAGAGGCACAGCAAGTACTTTGTATCCAAGGTTGCTGCCATAAAAATAATGGCCAAAAACAAGGCCGCTTTTTACGCCCACAACTTCCAGCAAAAATCCAACAACTGTAATTGCTATAAAACTAAACACATAAGATTTTTTACGAAGCGGTTGGAAAATTAAAAACACCAGTGTTGTTAAACAAAGTGTATAAGGGGTAAATGGTAAAAAGAAAGAAGGACGAAATAAAATGCCTATTGCTCCTGATACGTAAACCAGTATTAGAAAATAACAGAGATATTTTTTTAGTGCTTTAGGCATGGTGTTCTTTAAGTATCATACCTGAGGCAATTTTAGCACTTAATAAACACAGTGGTATGCCACCACCCGGGTGAACACTGCCTCCAACAAAATATAAACCCTTTATCTGACGACTGAAATTTGGATGTCTGAAAAACGCCGAATACTTGTTATTGCTTGCATTGCCGTACAGCGACCCTCCAAACGAAGACGTGTTGACTTCAATACTTTGCGGATCGAGGGTATCTTCCACCACAATGTATTTTTCAATATCCGTTTTTAAGATGCGATTAATTTTAGCGATGATATTTTTCCTGAGTTCTTCTTTGTACAAAATGGTTGATCCGGATTTGTTATGTGGCACATTCACCATCACAAACCAATTCTCAGATGCCCCGGGAGCATCGTTTTTATTAGCTTTAGAGGTTATGTTAATATAAATGGTGGGGTCTGAGAAAGGCCGATCCTCCTGAAAGAGACAACGGAATTCCTCTTCATAATTTTCAGAGAATAAAATATTATGGATATCGAGTTGCGAAAATTCTTTGTTAATTCCCCAGTAAAATACAAAGGCACTGCTCGACTTCTCCTGATTGAGTAGTTTTTTGGGACTATATTGAATGGGAAGTAATTTAGAATATACAACCTTTATGTCGACGTCGCTTATTACAATTTTACTACTGTAGGCTTTTCCATTAGCTATGATTCCTTCCACGTTTTTTCCGTTCAGTACAATCTCTTCCACACTTTCGTTAAATCTGAAGTTAACTCCGCTGTGCTCTGCCATTTTAAAAAGATACTCGGTGATCTTGTGCATTCCGCCCTCCGGCAGATAAGCCCCCATACCAAATTCCAGGTGTGGGATGATATTTAGCAGTGCAGGCGCTTTGTAAGGATCAGAACCGTTGTATGTAGCATAGCGGTTAAAAATCTGAACCGTTTTTTTATTCCTGAAAGTCTTTGAATTTTGTTGGTTCATAGTAAGACTCAGATTCAGTTTGGCAATGTTAGCAAGAGCCTTAACCGTTTTTATATTCAGGAAATTTTTTATGCGGCTTATAGATTGTTCTAAAAAAATTCCGGCAGTAAGCTTGTAATACAATTCACTTCGTTTAAGATGAGCCGTAACAGCCATCTCATCTTCCAGCAATTTGGTACTTATTTCTTTCGCAAAATCCCGGGCAGATTTTGAAGCTACCAGCGCAGTGCCATCCTCAAAGAAATAATGGGTCAGAATATCCAAACGTCTATAACTAAAGGGCTCGTCAAAGCCACTAAGCGTTTGTAACTCTTCAATCAGATGAGGCATTGTTAAAAGTGAGGGGCCTTTATCGAATCTGTAATCTCCCAGCTTTAGCTCACTTAACTTTCCTCCGGGGTAAGCATTCTTTTCAAATACAGTTACCTTATACCCAGCGCACGCTAACTGAATGGCTGAAGCCAACCCGGCAATTCCTGAACCAACTATAGATACTTTTTGTTTAATAATTACTAGATTTGTTTAGACAAAACAAAAGTACGCTCTTTTACGAGGATTTCATGATTATGCGGCAAGAATAATCCATTTTTAGAAAAATTAATATTTAACACCCTCTACTAAACTACTAAGATGCTAAAACTGTATTTATTATTAGTACTAACTTTTTCAGTAACGGTATCGCCTGACCTTAAAAAGATAAGAGCGCTCTATTCGAAGATGAGCCAAAACGAAGAATCAGCTAATGCCTTTAAAGATTTGGTGACAAACAGCCAGAATGTTAACCTAAATTTAAAGCAAGCCTATTCAGCCGCTGTTGAGATGGCCCTGGCTAAATATAAATACAATCCTATAGCCAAATTAAACGCTTTTAACTCAGGCAAAAACCGCCTTGAATCAATCATAAAGGCCGACTCCAGTATTTTTGAAATAAGATATATTCGTTTTACAATTCAGCAAAACATTCCCTCCTTTTTAGGGTATAACAACAATTTAGTGAAGGACAGGACCTTTCTGATAAACCACTTAAAACTTATAAAAGCTGAAGACCCCGATCTTTTTTCATCTGTTTACGCCTATCTCATTACCCGTGCAAATCTCAGTGAGAAGGAAAACAAGACCATTAGAGACTAAAATGTATAAGACTGAATTAACCCATAAACCCACTTTTGCTTACTTAGCTTAGCCACGAAAAAATGCTGGCCGGTGTTAAAAATTTATAAAGCTTGAAAAAGTTGATTTTTCGTAAAATTATAAATTTGGTAGCTATTGTTTTGTTTAATACTTTTGACAAAACTTTAAACAAAAAACTTGGCTAAGATCAGTATTATCGGAAGTGGATTTTCAGGATTATCAGCTGCCTGCTATGCTGCACAAGCTGGTCATGAGGTAGAAGTATTCGAGAAAAACGAAACACTTGGAGGACGCGCGAGAAGTTTTTCAGAGAATGGTTTCATGTTTGACATGGGGCCTAGCTGGTACTGGATGCCGGATATTTTTGAGAAGTTTTTTGCCGACTTTGGAAAAACACCCTCTGATTATTACGAGCTTGTAAAACTATCTCCTTCCTTTCAACTTTTTTATAAGGACCATGCTCCCATGGTTGTTCCTTCGGAGCTTAATGATCTTTATGCATTATTTGAAGGAATAGAACCAGGTAGTGCTGATAAGCTAAGGAAGTTTTTAAAAGAAGGAGAATTAAAGTATAC is a genomic window of Sphingobacteriaceae bacterium containing:
- a CDS encoding phytoene dehydrogenase, whose protein sequence is MKQKVSIVGSGIAGLASAIQLACAGYKVTVFEKNAYPGGKLSELKLGDYRFDKGPSLLTMPHLIEELQTLSGFDEPFSYRRLDILTHYFFEDGTALVASKSARDFAKEISTKLLEDEMAVTAHLKRSELYYKLTAGIFLEQSISRIKNFLNIKTVKALANIAKLNLSLTMNQQNSKTFRNKKTVQIFNRYATYNGSDPYKAPALLNIIPHLEFGMGAYLPEGGMHKITEYLFKMAEHSGVNFRFNESVEEIVLNGKNVEGIIANGKAYSSKIVISDVDIKVVYSKLLPIQYSPKKLLNQEKSSSAFVFYWGINKEFSQLDIHNILFSENYEEEFRCLFQEDRPFSDPTIYINITSKANKNDAPGASENWFVMVNVPHNKSGSTILYKEELRKNIIAKINRILKTDIEKYIVVEDTLDPQSIEVNTSSFGGSLYGNASNNKYSAFFRHPNFSRQIKGLYFVGGSVHPGGGIPLCLLSAKIASGMILKEHHA